The Leisingera daeponensis DSM 23529 genome contains the following window.
AACAGGGCGGTCCAGGTCTCGATCAGGCCGTCGACGGCCCCGGGCGGCAGCGCCAGAAGCAGCAGCTCCTCCTCATGCGCGGCGGCCAGGATGCGCAGATCGGGCGAGACCGGCAGCAGCAGGCAGCCGGGCCTGTGCGCGGGCATTCTGGCCGATCCCGGCCGGGCGGCGCTGGCCTCGAACGTGCTGCGGACGGCCTGCAGCTGCTGCAGCAAGGGGGCAGGGCCGCCGCTGTCCGGCGCCTGCGGGCCGGCAGAACAATGAATCCACGCCAGGGCCTGCGCGGCGGCGGCGCTGCGCAGCTTGGCCAGCGGGCTGCGGCTGGCGGCGGCGAGCGCCTCCTGCAGCTGGGCGGCGGTGCAGCTGCCTGCGCCCTGCGGCGCGGCGCAGGGGCGGCGGCGGAAGCTGACACCGGCGCCAGCGGCCTGCGCCTCCAGCCTGCTCAGCCGGGCGGCAAACAGCCGGGCGGCGGCGGCGGGATCCTCCGGCGCGGCGCCTGTCTCCGCCGTGCCGCCCAGGCTGAGGCCTGCGAGCCTGCGGTGGGCGGCGGTGAGAACGGCGGCGGGGGTCTGGCCGATGCTCAGGGTGATTTCGCGCGGCAGCACGGTTTCCGCGATTTCCCGCAGCAGGGCCGGCAGCAGCGGGTCCTGACCCGCGGCAGCGCGCTGCGCGCGGGCGGTCAGCGCCTGCACCGGCTGCGCCAACTGCCGCAGCGCCTGGTGCAGCGCGTCCGGGGCGGGCTCAGCGCCGGGGAGCTGGCGGGCGGGGCTGGTCATCCTGCCGCGCCGCTAAGACGGGCCAGCAGCGCCCGCGCCGGGGCGGCGAGGCGGGCGGCAGTGCCGGCGTCGCTGCAGACGCACAGCAGCGCGTCGCCGGAGCCGTCTGGCGCGCGGATGCAGAGGCGGGCCTCGCCCGGGGCCAGCATCAGGATGTCATCGGCGGGCGGGCGGCCGGCCTCTGGCCCGGCCTGCACCGCGGCGTCGAGCATCAGGAAGCCGCGGCGGGCCTGCTGGCACAGCGCGTCGAGGTATTCCTGCGGGTGGCTGCTGGCGCTGCTGCTGCGCAGGACGATGCTGGCGCCCAGATCGCCGAAGGCCGCAAGGCGGCAGCCGTCCGCGCTTTGGCGCAGGGTGTCGAGCTGGCGGGCAAGCGTCACCTTGGGTCTCCTTCGCGGCGCGGGCAATCCGGGGCGGCAGCGGCTGGCATGGCGGTGTCAGTCTCCGGCGGGCTGGGTTTCAGGGCGGGCGCGGCCCGGGCGCTGGCTGCGCTTGGCCGGCGGGGCGACGCGGCGCGGCATCACCCGGCTGGCGGGATCGGCGCTGCCGGCCCCTGCCTGCGCCTGTGTTTGCGCCTGTGTCTGCGGCTGTGCCTGGGCGGCGGCCTCGCGCTTGCTGCCGAAATCCAGCACCTCGGCGCGCGGTGCTTCGCCTGCTTGCGGCGCGGCTTGCGGGGCAGACCGGGGCAGGGCCGGGGACATGTCCCGGTCCGGGCGGCGGCCGGGCTCTGCCCAGTTCAGCAGCAGGTCCACCAGATATTCGACAAAGCGGTCGGCGCCGCTGGTCTTCCACGCCTCCATGTCCTCGCCCGCGGTCAGCGCCTGGCTGAGCGACAGCGGGAAGATGGCGTTGAAGGCATCGCCGGTTTCCTTTTGCACGCGGCGCAGCACGCGGTCCCGGTCGCGGGGATTGCGGAGCTTGTCGAAGTGGGTGATCAGCAGGGTGCTGGGGCCGCTGAGACGGCTGGAGATCTCCTCCCACGCGGCGGCTTCGGACTGGCGCCAGGCCTGGGTCGCATGGGTGCACCAGATCACGCTGTCGACCTCGGGCAGCAGGGCCTGCCAGACGCTGGCGGGCATGTTGGGGTCGGAGATGCCGGGCATGTCGATCAGGTCGCACAGCTCCAGCGCCTCGGCGGGCAGGGTCAGGCGGATCAGCGCGGTGCTTTCCAGCGGCGCCGCGGCGATGTCCTCCAGCGGCACCGGGGTTTCGCTGCCGTCGGTGCCGGTGAGGCTGGCGCCCTCCGGCCCGTGCGACAGCCAGACCGGCGGCAGCCGGGTGGCGGTGACGCGGGTGGGCAGCGGGGCGCGGCCCGCCAGCAGGTTGGTCAGGGTGCTTTTGCCGGCGCTGAATTCCCCCATCAGCGCCAGCCGTGGCTTGCGCGCCGGGGCCGCGTCCGGCACGAGGGGGGCGGAAAGGGCGGTGGGCTGGGTCATGCGGTGAAGCTCCTGAGGGTTTCCAAGGCGGTGGCGGTCTGGGTCTGGCGGCGGCGGGCCTCATCGCCTGCAAACAGCGCCTGCATGTCGCCGCCGCCGCGGCGGCAGTCGGCGATTTCCAGCAGGATGTCGCGCTGATCGTCGAAGAAGCCCTGCAGCCGGGCGAGGATGGCGGCGCGGGCGTCCGCGGTCTGCACGGTCTTGAGCTGGGTCATGAAGTCCTCAGTTTCGCCTGCGATCAGGCTTCGGAACTGTTTGGCAAAGGCCTTGTAGCCGCGGGTGCGGCGCCACCAAGAGGCCCACCAGCTGTCGTTGAAATCCAGCGCGATGGATTGCGCCAGTGCCACCGGAGAGGCGGGCTGGGGCACCTCCGGCACCGCCAGCTGGATGCCCTCGACCGCC
Protein-coding sequences here:
- a CDS encoding dynamin family protein → MTQPTALSAPLVPDAAPARKPRLALMGEFSAGKSTLTNLLAGRAPLPTRVTATRLPPVWLSHGPEGASLTGTDGSETPVPLEDIAAAPLESTALIRLTLPAEALELCDLIDMPGISDPNMPASVWQALLPEVDSVIWCTHATQAWRQSEAAAWEEISSRLSGPSTLLITHFDKLRNPRDRDRVLRRVQKETGDAFNAIFPLSLSQALTAGEDMEAWKTSGADRFVEYLVDLLLNWAEPGRRPDRDMSPALPRSAPQAAPQAGEAPRAEVLDFGSKREAAAQAQPQTQAQTQAQAGAGSADPASRVMPRRVAPPAKRSQRPGRARPETQPAGD